One segment of Bombus pascuorum chromosome 6, iyBomPasc1.1, whole genome shotgun sequence DNA contains the following:
- the LOC132908259 gene encoding uncharacterized protein LOC132908259 isoform X3 → MSSHIQKSCVGLEATLSDSKKKYGDKVNALLSAWEHVTNFIPGATPEATQSLIEWAHKHTLKLVLRGEWPKLSPATKTHLSVTLQRCASHLVQHPAAPRCTALIALVHNPWTHPALDSILNGQPDSEHEEEFCCSEKGELLTMRLKILCEDRCEDIAVKLAAACVRSLRRSDRLRSLSDSHHVHYMIDVYIVLLYKLKRTQDIFAQLKLMDLSDGLELVQRLSGERPTKYGTARVWRNSIKAAELVAQYLVTAGMVRPVPETGANVLEQILNSWALLHSKLKDVAPTLPGMIRKLIEPAESAQHIYIFCAVLVKHFGDSIKPVVIELYIRALTTDMNELESQKTKSDTEKVRETAKRLSMQFLKLADVVGSNIGIARECVLTAFSLHPTRACYDRIKEIAVACGKTKEDGTSSDNNVVAGSEKLSHILENSHSNIGLKKIDSNTGEKNGTKVANTDSSSLCNSSLFPVSPSLSGSIAGITTPTKKNIDFQNGQVTKNFERTDQLLKSLLTLKKGDTTNSASDRCPLHPKRDSLSNGPLGELCFNCGEFIGNDISRSKTPESNNMNSRNVERTLDALILIKGDAVTGSANYDEKSVPNQVLDAEKLGLSPQLCDDLAVVLSSPRYHMLSWVLDWKELKSLCERYLENAEEMRNTNKELKYLNIDYSQFKDWPSEDDTKDIFFGIEKGYEQWVDLPSDGSEQFGSFQPAGSFKRSSTRRSLDDATTTDSDSGSVLQARRTAKQRKIHRLESSESDYDSTERKPKHFRNRISSISDTDSNTQDSQTDSFGSNGCRLEVKKKSNKSSNKESSKKRSKSSKLTVDSVSHFHMLVNENVRHTNTNEDASGSDVSGNDIITLFSADMDENKRETIKGSTYTATAPLILTERRSDPAVLKSLRMFRPQNSKKSARISQILHKNLLNKSKDNNNLENNTNSITKFAPMLSTLNLNPKIVLTRADEIDNKLIRSKKQQRLSSGDITSELMNIQKNMPFSPNKNALSPYQKQKGNGAAIAGKTDLSPTGGRDLNSKSTLGKRKFDILAKVVRDSDILAKNVPGLNSLDMMVPPRMRPTVNVVQLSRNIPQSPNSGSINSGNTPPRPNRTPSVAGSIQLPGTPSSGGHDSGVGMSPAGQTPPSRSSILPDVGEETNQLPDSSPTSSTTTNVSGQLEPDTSPRTMPIRRTQQSQSPKKSPSPCSTVATTTTTSSVVASTTIASEQLQIVCKPDGTYQLASVNPNVVSNQRNVLNLQNIDDGNVGNFSRQNQRADNANANRSTYERLTSAKVTAQSGQNTGLPKFQQAFGKTIYTLSKDTSTGGVTGASSETHVQTASPQKTTNLSKAVQTSVPNAQQTNASTGINVQSIANIPNTLQLSTGRQILNIVQSSGNNPNVASSPNTNQTLTQLVQSVQNSSPGVIYTHKIPVTISTTNPSQLNILPTISHSNSIPPGRTPVVKLNIIRTPLRQPNITGAIQAVLATPRLQQQQQQQQQQQQQQQQQQQQQQQQQQQQQQQQQQQQQQQQQQQQQQQQQQQQQQQQQQQQRQQQQPPPQQQQPRVRTNNLLGSPIEVPNQVSSTTLEQLREFESVLEQVKERSTIQPQSHQPISTASTTTVQTQTTTQQTQATKPQQVSVSALTQQLLMPTQQTTNNNFASNGNTVNFQQDVFSQKVSLTYVNQNAGSVATKTPNSTPVVVVTSYCQPVASPALSVTSQSSSSPCVTPAPTPAPSAGKTPPTPPSSKTVKKTAPKTVKTSATNTSKASPIPKPQQKPQEDEQTAQRIYAILDEYAEQLRNSPDLNNKPAPRRRSNPPTNPNQSSKRKKSNASKTKPSNQQSSELSPSTDDLGRTMGSEDSSSGVVHVQDSPAGFSAPEEPSTNVGTVTDATAEIRNLTNDSNDSVELNVKRRNLIFAEPGSGQSRAVIVQEAVQAGSVSVSEALASVTGKMGSTAVLVPGPNYILPMNLVKGQQFTIVSSGSKLLATMPATVRATGNTGVSNALVLQSFLNQAGKIISQPGQVKQVKIPTLQTLSGNQTLTTTQNVQGASVVIPHSGNHAQFTSDVSTEKGNIIGDLTMTKSDTVTGGVTVESATNTIVVNKSNSTIGLIQRNLNEPSESQPICGVITSNPNLTLQGARLFNSSIHKLTTPGLKSDNVVCITPTATIAHSPEKKSPQESQMHNDKPVSIQTSATIALAFATQSDVSLLNDAQQHQQQQPQQQQQQKDMKEISAEIIPGAKIISPKTVKRKIDDAMGMSENVPKTLITSNSVVRSSNATPLQSNEKIDSMSTITVASKQSGGMDHATQFLVTGGPSSSDSQESAVQQSADGMEVSCKIGNGLLYGNARLQEAWEPEGKVSPDTPWRYVPTSVNSLSMEPLNPRYSDNSENVQSVLQIINKGQGIEMASGQIYQTNAKKYFMNHTLEPFQQYSNKSNMMKTPLNPRLDRELLQQKMERKAAAIEREMKLQKSLSEECEDLGVDEPSTSDLFPEADLLFDTNHSPSFDHSSQDASCSQPLGMKSYGGSYFRSLDSSSGSRDASPIADFKLNERRKSSSQRTRSAKDSFKKLKRDKIDDLHLENPSKHMRLTLDNLSQDEASNSNSDISRLSPTNLGSLENDSLKDTGRTKMMSRNGSKEGSPSSVSSIPSNMKLDIDLDSESLPPSINVNNTSAASSGDESLTLLSGNTADVTIPSPLSPIAGPMLSTHKYTYTNKKRIPSKVTRMDYLSWESPMSERMRSSSDEEDSSISESISSQAEDNALSNGLEDSVQSLKSLSNERRCNYLKKKDTLQVNSRVVFNRADHKSSLSKRIKLNESIQDSAMLSSDKASEPSDDETGNIALIEPDCRARRSSLRGHVKKGCACCNGSPERPKKKSVKPEHSRLKKRLPSKQAGKKR, encoded by the exons ATGTCTTCGCACATCCAAAAGTCGTGCGTG GGGCTTGAAGCGACATTGAGTGACAGCAAAAAGAAGTACGGCGACAAGGTGAATGCACTTCTGTCCGCCTGGGAGCATGTCACCAATTTCATTCCTGGGGCAACGCCAGAGGCCACCCAGTCTCTCATAGAATGGGCTCACAA ACACACGTTGAAATTGGTACTGCGCGGGGAGTGGCCGAAGTTGTCACCCGCGACGAAGACGCACCTCAGTGTAACGTTACAGAGGTGCGCGTCACACCTGGTGCAACACCCCGCTGCACCCAGGTGCACTGCCCTGATAGCTCTGGTGCACAATCCATGGACTCATCCAGCTCTCGACAGCATACTTAACGGCCAACCGGATTCCGAACATGAAGAGG AGTTCTGCTGTTCGGAGAAAGGTGAACTGCTGACAATGAGGCTGAAAATACTTTGCGAGGACCGCTGCGAGGACATAGCGGTAAAACTCGCCGCTGCTTGCGTACGTTCTCTGCGACGGAGCGATCGGTTGCGCTCACTCTCGGATTCTCATCACGTTCATTACATGATCGACGTTTATATCGTCCTCTTGTATAAATTGAAACGCACGCAAGATATATTCGCTCAA CTAAAATTAATGGACCTGAGCGACGGATTGGAATTGGTCCAACGTCTCAGTGGTGAAAGACCGACAAAGTATGGAACTGCACGCGTTTGGAGAAATTCGATAAAAGCTGCCGAATTGGTTGCACAATATCTCGTTACAGCTGGTATGGTACGCCCTGTACCGGAAACGGGCGCAAACGTTTTGGAACAAATTCTAAACTCCTGGGCATTGTTGcattcgaaattaaaagacGTAGCACCTACGTTGCCGGGGATGATAAGGAAATTAATCGAACCCGCTGAAAGTGCTCAGcacatttatatcttttgcGCGGTACTCGTTAAACAC TTTGGCGATAGCATAAAGCCCGTGGTAATCGAATTGTATATCAGAGCGTTGACCACGGATATGAACGAATTGGAGAGTCAAAAAACAAAATCCGATACGGAGAAGGTTCGCGAGACTGCGAAACGCCTGAGCATGCAATTCCTCAAGTTAGCCGATGTGGTTGGTAGCAATATCGGTATTGCCCGAGAGTGCGTGTTGACAGCGTTTTCTCTGCATCCTACCAGGGCTTGTTATGATAGGATCAAGGAAATCGCTGTTGCGTGCGGAAAAACGAAAGAGGATGGAACCTCCAGTGATAACAACGTGGTCGCCGGTAGCGAGAAACTAAGCCACATCCTTGAGAATAGTCATTCTAACATAGGATTAAAAAAGATCGATAGCAATACAGGAGAAAAGAACGGAACAAAAGTGGCGAATACGGATTCTTCGTCTTTATGCAACTCTTCGTTATTTCCAGTGTCGCCGTCGTTGTCCGGTTCGATCGCGGGTATAACAACGCCAACGAAAAAGAATATCGACTTCCAAAACGGGCAAGTAACGAAGAACTTTGAGCGAACGGATCAACTATTAAAGAGCCTTTTAACTCTGAAAAAGGGAGATACGACGAACTCGGCAAGCGACAGGTGTCCTTTGCATCCAAAGAGGGATTCATTGTCCAATGGTCCACTCGGAGAACTTTGCTTCAATTGCGGAGAGTTTATTGGCAACGATATCTCGAGGAGTAAGACTCCAGAATCGAACAATATGAACTCTAGAAACGTGGAAAGAACGCTCGATGCTTTAATTCTGATCAAAGGCGACGCTGTCACGGGTTCTGCGAATTACGACGAAAAATCCGTGCCAAATCAAGTGCTAGACGCGGAAAAACTCGGTCTGTCGCCACAGCTTTGCGACGACTTGGCCGTGGTTTTGAGCAGTCCTCGTTACCACATGCTTAGCTGGGTTTTGGATTGGAAGGAGCTGAAAAGTCTGTGCGAGAGATACTTGGAAAATGCCGAAGAGATGAGAAATACCAACAAGGAGCTGAAATACCTCAATATCGATTATTCCCAGTTTAAAGATTGGCCCTCGGAAGACGATACCAAGGATATCTTTTTTGGAATCGAAAAAGGATACGAACAATGGGTGGATTTACCTTCGGATGGCTCGGAACAGTTTGGTAGCTTCCAGCCTGCTGGTAGCTTCAAGAGATCGTCGACGAGAAGAAGCCTCGATGACGCTACCACTACCGATTCGGATAGCGGAAGTGTATTACAAGCAAGGAGAACAgcgaaacagagaaaaattcATAGATTAGAATCTTCCGAAAGCGACTATGACAGCACGGAACGTAAACCGAAACATTTTAGGAATAGGATCAGTTCGATCTCTGATACCGACAGTAATACGCAGGACAGTCAAACGGACAGCTTTGGCAGCAACGGATGTCGACTGGAGGTAAAGAAAAAGTCGAATAAATCGTCCAATAAGGAGTCGAGTAAGAAACGTTCGAAATCATCAAAATTAACCGTCGATTCCGTCTCGCATTTTCATATGCTCGTTAACGAAAACGTTCGACATACAAACACGAACGAAGACGCGAGCGGTTCCGACGTAAGTGGCAACgatattataactttattttctgCCGACATGGATGAAAACAAACGTGAAACGATAAAAGGTTCGACGTACACAGCAACCGCGCCGTTAATACTTACAGAGAGAAGGAGCGACCCAGCGGTACTTAAATCTTTGAGGATGTTCAGGCCgcaaaattcgaagaaatctGCCAGGATTTCTCAGATACTGCACAAGAATCTTCTAAATAAGAGTAAAGACAATAATAACTTAGAGAATAATACGAACAGTATAACGAAATTTGCTCCGATGCTCAGCACGCTCAACCTGAACCCGAAGATCGTATTAACCAGGGCGGACGAGATCGACAACAAACTGATACGATCGAAAAAGCAGCAACGATTGAGTAGCGGCGATATTACGAGCGAGCTGATGAACATTCAGAAGAATATGCCGTTCTCTCCGAACAAAAACGCGTTATCCCCGTATcagaaacaaaaaggaaacggAGCAGCGATCGCTGGTAAAACTGACTTATCTCCTACTGGTGGACGAGACTTAAATTCTAAATCGACCTTGGGCAAAAGAAAGTTTGACATTCTCGCGAAGGTTGTCAGGGATTCGGATATCTTGGCAAAAAATGTACCCGGTCTAAATTCATTGGATATGATGGTGCCGCCAAGAATGCGACCCACCGTAAACGTCGTGCAACTTTCAAGAAACATTCCACAGAGTCCGAATTCGGGCTCCATCAACAGCGGAAATACTCCCCCGCGGCCAAACAGAACTCCCAGCGTGGCTGGAAGTATTCAATTACCCGGTACACCCTCTTCCGGGGGGCACGATAGCGGCGTTGGCATGAGTCCGGCTGGTCAAACCCCTCCCTCGAGATCGTCGATTCTTCCCGATGTCGGTGAAGAGACGAATCAACTACCCGATAGTTCGCCAACCTCTTCTACGACCACGAACGTTTCCGGTCAACTCGAGCCCGATACGAGTCCTAGAACGATGCCCATTCGACGAACTCAACAGAGTCAATCGCCCAAGAAATCCCCGTCTCCTTGTTCCACGGTCGCTACTACCACGACGACGAGCTCGGTAGTCGCCTCGACGACCATCGCATCGGAACAGCTACAAATCGTTTGTAAACCAGATGGTACATACCAGTTGGCCTCTGTAAATCCGAACGTAGTGTCCAATCAGAGGAACGTCCTCAATCTGCAGAACATCGACGATGGAAACGTTGGTAATTTTTCGCGGCAAAACCAAAGAGCCGATAACGCAAACGCAAACAGGAGTACGTACGAGAGATTAACGTCTGCGAAAGTGACGGCGCAGTCTGGACAAAACACCGGTTTGCCCAAATTTCAGCAAGCTTTCGGCAAAACTATATATACGCTTTCCAAGGACACGTCGACGGGCGGCGTAACCGGCGCCTCGTCGGAAACGCACGTGCAGACGGCGTCCCCGCAGAAGACGACAAACCTATCGAAAGCGGTACAAACATCCGTACCTAATGCACAACAAACGAACGCGTCTACAGGTATAAACGTACAGTCCATTgcaaacattccaaacacgTTACAATTATCCACTGGCAGGCAAATCTTGAATATCGTCCAAAGCTCTGGAAATAACCCAAACGTAGCGTCTAGTCCGAATACGAATCAAACGTTGACGCAGCTAGTACAAAGCGTTCAGAATTCTTCGCCGGGTGTGATATACACGCACAAAATTCCTGTTACTATATCCACCACAAATCCCAGTCAACTGAACATTTTACCGACTATATCGCATTCGAATTCGATACCACCTGGAAGAACACCGGTGGTCAAGTTGAACATCATTCGCACTCCTTTGAGGCAACCAAACATTACCGGAGCTATTCAAGCAGTTTTGGCCACGCCAAGAttacagcagcagcagcagcagcagcagcagcagcagcagcaacaacaacaacaacagcagcagcaacaacaacagcagcagcagcagcagcagcagcagcagcagcaacaacaacagcagcagcagcagcagcaacaacagcagcagcagcagcaacaacaacaacagcagcagcagcagcagcggcAGCAACAACAACCACCACCACAGCAACAACAACCAAGGGTTAGGACAAACAATTTGCTTGGATCTCCTATAGAGGTACCGAATCAAGTCAGTTCAACCACTTTGGAACAATTGAGAGAATTCGAAAGCGTCCTGGAGCAAGTGAAAGAGAGGAGTACGATTCAACCGCAGTCTCATCAACCGATATCCACCGCATCCACTACCACCGTACAAACTCAAACCACTACGCAACAAACGCAAGCTACCAAACCACAGCAGGTTTCTGTGAGCGCTCTCACTCAACAGCTTTTGATGCCGACGCAGCAAACAACCAACAACAATTTTGCGAGCAACGGCAACACGGTAAATTTTCAACAGGACGTTTTCTCTCAGAAAGTTTCTCTAACCTACGTAAATCAAAACGCAGGCTCCGTTGCCACGAAAACCCCAAATTCGACTCCGGTCGTTGTTGTGACCAGCTACTGTCAACCGGTGGCTTCGCCCGCTCTCAGTGTCACTTCGCAAAGTTCTTCCAGCCCGTGCGTCACCCCGGCTCCGACTCCTGCACCATCCGCTGGGAAAACGCCTCCCACTCCACCTTCATCGAAAACGGTGAAAAAAACGGCGCCCAAGACGGTGAAAACCAGCGCGACGAACACGTCGAAGGCTTCGCCGATACCGAAGCCGCAACAAAAGCCACAGGAAGACGAACAGACCGCTCAAAGAATCTACGCTATATTAGACGAGTACGCGGAGCAATTGCGAAACTCTCCCGATCTGAACAATAAACCCGCTCCGAGGAGAAGATCGAATCCACCAACGAATCCGAATCAATCTTCGAAGAGGAAAAAGTCGAATGCGAGCAAAACGAAACCCAGTAATCAACAGAGTTCGGAACTTAGCCCGAGTACAGACGATCTTGGAAGAACAATGGGCAGCGAGGATTCTTCGAGCGGCGTTGTTCACGTGCAAGACAGTCCTGCTGGTTTCTCCGCTCCGGAGGAACCGTCCACTAACGTTGGAACCGTGACGGATGCAACTGCCGAAATTAGAAACCTGACGAACGATTCGAACGACAGTGTGGAATTAAACGTTAAGAGACGAAATCTGATTTTCGCGGAACCTGGTTCCGGACAATCGAGAGCGGTGATCGTTCAGGAAGCTGTGCAGGCTGGTTCCGTGAGCGTCAGCGAAGCTCTAGCTTCGGTAACGGGAAAGATGGGAAGCACAGCAGTCTTGGTCCCTGGACCTAATTACATATTACCGATGAACCTAGTGAAAGGTCAGCAATTCACGATAGTATCCAGCGGATCGAAGCTTCTTGCAACGATGCCCGCAACCGTACGAGCTACTGGAAACACCGGTGTATCAAATGCTCTCGTGCTTCAATCCTTTCTGAATCAAGCAGGGAAAATAATCTCGCAACCGGGACAAGTCAAGCAAGTTAAAATACCAACGCTGCAGACTCTGTCGGGCAATCAGACTCTGACCACGACGCAAAACGTTCAGGGTGCGTCGGTGGTCATTCCTCATAGTGGAAATCATGCTCAATTTACGAGCGACGTAAGTACAGAGAAGGGTAACATCATCGGTGACTTGACTATGACGAAATCCGACACGGTGACTGGAGGAGTTACCGTTGAATCCGCGACGAACACGATCGTCGTCAACAAGAGCAATTCTACGATCGGTCTGATACAGCGTAACTTGAACGAACCGTCAGAAAGCCAACCGATATGCGGCGTGATCACCAGCAATCCTAATTTAACTCTTCAAGGCGCCAGACTGTTCAACTCCTCTATACACAAACTGACGACGCCGGGTCTCAAGTCTGACAACGTAGTGTGTATAACGCCAACAGCTACGATCGCCCATAGCCCAGAAAAGAAGTCACCGCAAGAAAGTCAAATGCACAACGACAAACCTGTCTCCATTCAAACGAGTGCAACGATTGCTCTCGCCTTCGCCACTCAGTCCGATGTTTCCTTGTTGAACGACGCTCAACAACATCAGCAGCAGcaaccacaacaacaacaacaacaaaaggATATGAAGGAAATATCAGCGGAAATAATCCCTGGTGCCAAGATCATCTCCCCGAAAACAGTCAAGAGAAAAATCGACGACGCAATGGGTATGTCGGAGAACGTTCCGAAAACCTTGATCACTTCCAACTCTGTCGTTCGTTCGAGCAATGCCACACCATTACAGAGTAACGAAAAGATTG ACTCTATGTCGACGATAACGGTTGCGAGTAAACAGTCTGGTGGAATGGACCACGCGACGCAGTTCCTGGTAACCGGTGGACCAAGTAGTTCGGATAGTCAAGAATCTGCTGTCCAACAGTCTGCCGATGGTATGGAGGTATCGTGCAAGATCGGAAACGGCTTACTATATGGAAACGCGCGATTGCAAGAAGCTTGGGAACCAGAGGGTAAAGTGTCGCCCGATACACCTTGGCGATACGTTCCTACGTCTGTGAATTCTTTAAGTATGGAACCATTAAATCCAAGATACTCGGATAATTCAGAGAACGTTCAAAGCGTTCTGCAGATCATCAATAAAGGTCAAGGTATCGAGATGGCGAGTGGACAGATTTACCAAACGAACGCGAAAAAGTACTTTATGAATCATACGTTAGAACCATTCCAGCAATACTCGAATAAGAGCAACATGATGAAAACGCCGTTAAATCCTAGATTAGATCGAGAATTGTTACAACAAAAGATGGAGAGAAAAGCAGCCGCCATAGAACGCGAGATGAAGCTACAGAAAAGTTTATCGGAGGAGTGCGAAGACTTGGGCGTGGACGAACCGAGCACCAGCGACTTGTTCCCAGAGGCAGATTTATTGTTCGATACGAATCATTCTCCATCGTTCGATCATTCGTCTCAGGACGCATCCTGCAGTCAGCCGCTGGGTATGAAATCTTACGGTGGTTCCTATTTTCGTTCGTTAGATTCGTCAAGCGGTAGCAGAGACGCCAGTCCCATTGCCGATTTTAAGCTGAACGAACGTAGAAAAAGTAGCAGCCAGCGAACCAGATCCGCGAAAGATTCTttcaagaaattgaaaagagaCAAGATAGACGATCTACATTTAGAAAATCCGTCGAAGCACATGCGGCTAACATTGGATAATTTAAGTCAGGACGAAGCGTCGAACAGTAATTCCGATATCTCGAGATTATCACCGACGAATCTGGGGTCGTTGGAGAACGATTCGTTGAAGGATACGGGTCGGACAAAAATGATGTCAAGAAACGGTTCGAAGGAAGGTTCGCCTAGTAGCGTATCGAGCATTCCATCGAACATGAAATTGGATATCGACTTGGATTCGGAATCGCTACCCCCAAGCatcaatgtaaataatacCTCGGCAGCAAGCTCGGGGGACGAAAGTTTAACCTTGCTGAGCGGTAACACCGCCGATGTCACGATACCTTCGCCACTCTCGCCGATCGCTGGTCCCATGCTATCGACGCACAAGTATACCTATACCAATAAGAAGCGAATTCCGTCGAAGGTGACGAGAATGGATTATCTTTCTTGGGAGAGTCCAATGTCGGAGAGAATGAGATCGAGCAGCGACGAAGAGGATTCTAGTATAAGCGAATCGATCAGCAGTCAAGCGGAAGACAACGCTCTGAGCAACGGACTCGAGGATAGTGTACAAAGTCTCAAGTCTCTGTCGAACGAGCGACGCTGcaattatctaaaaaaaaaagatacattaCAGGTGAATTCAAGAGTAGTATTTAATCGTGCGGATCATAAGAGTAGTCTGTCGAAGCGTATCAAGTTGAACGAGTCGATCCAAGATTCGGCTATGCTTTCCAGTGACAAGGCCTCTGAGCCCTCGGACGACGAAACGGGCAATATCGCTTTGATCGAGCCGGACTGTCGAGCTAGACGGTCGAGTTTACGCGGACACGTTAAAAAGGGATGTGCCTGTTGCAACGGATCGCCGGAAAGACCCAAGAAGAAATCGGTCAAGCCCGAACATTCGAGATTAAAGAAGCGACTGCCCTCGAAGCAAGCTGGAAAGAAAAGGTAG